One stretch of Pigmentiphaga aceris DNA includes these proteins:
- a CDS encoding ADP-ribosylglycohydrolase family protein, whose amino-acid sequence MWLMTRIGFFSVVQKPDNQHLTIRSRHRDDLTRLRQHYLPSLTDSQSQPGSEYPWRAKATHDAFAKALALIAKDIDYPVVQDELSHSLGASRAAAGGKAWSMLSGTTDDAQIPAASPWDGLPWSAAMPAGKAVAYGAVIMDARGNLLLREVKNHYDGYVWTFAKGRPDPGETPRQTALREVFEETGVVARILTPVPGEFLGGTTINRYFLMLATPDVTLAFDNAETSSLCWATPDQARERLGLTTNATGRKRDLAVLEAALACLPQPLASPIASREDWKTRPMPALRRSISIPRNIGHEFDETDMADIRCGLLPKEMEDKWFVYYEDGVLYLHRSWTGNCIYRVNFAQFADGWRATAVDINMHPRQHNMADATSEAGLARLFTWLDMLCRRGAAERRKTVSDKPVTDHAVKSASDVASGDVSATTAAMNIALGAMTSGHSASSSGETSIEASQTQLATPAILRKRFLGCLLGGAVGDALGAPVEFMKRAEILHRFGPDGITDYAPAYGGLGTITDDTQMTLFTAEGLLRAWVRGAFKGITTYPGVVAHAYLRWLHTQGEQGECDVVFGEDKSGWLFGHHALHARRAPGHTCLSSLRDMPSLGVPAKNNSKGCGGVMRMAPVGLFAQRFEQLPQLTFEIGTELAALTHGHPTGSLTGGVFAVLVQAAVGGASWTDALDIAKACLRAAPTHQETLAAIEHAERLAASGRPSQDAIAELGQGWVAEEALAISIYCALVAIDFKHGVVMAVNHDGDSDSTGSMVGNLLGAKWGVDAIPSHWLAQLELSDVIAELAGDLYDFADWDVGEYAKDSVRNQKTWDKYPGF is encoded by the coding sequence ATGTGGCTCATGACCCGGATCGGTTTCTTCAGTGTGGTGCAGAAACCCGATAACCAGCATCTGACGATTCGTAGCCGGCATCGCGACGACCTGACGCGTCTGCGCCAGCATTACCTGCCCTCGCTGACCGACAGCCAATCGCAGCCAGGCAGCGAATACCCGTGGCGTGCCAAGGCCACGCACGACGCTTTCGCCAAAGCCCTGGCCTTGATCGCCAAAGACATCGATTACCCGGTGGTGCAGGACGAGTTGTCGCATAGCCTGGGTGCATCGCGTGCAGCGGCTGGTGGCAAGGCATGGTCGATGCTCTCCGGTACAACTGACGATGCACAGATACCTGCCGCATCACCTTGGGATGGCCTGCCTTGGTCGGCTGCGATGCCTGCAGGGAAGGCAGTTGCCTACGGTGCCGTGATCATGGATGCGCGTGGCAATCTGCTGCTGCGCGAAGTTAAAAACCACTATGACGGTTATGTGTGGACCTTCGCCAAAGGTCGGCCCGACCCTGGCGAGACACCGCGTCAGACTGCATTGCGGGAAGTGTTCGAGGAAACCGGTGTCGTTGCCCGGATACTCACACCGGTGCCTGGCGAGTTCCTTGGCGGCACCACCATCAACCGTTATTTCCTGATGCTGGCCACGCCCGACGTGACCTTGGCTTTCGATAACGCGGAAACGTCATCCCTGTGCTGGGCCACGCCCGACCAGGCGCGCGAGCGGCTTGGGCTCACTACGAATGCCACCGGCAGAAAGCGTGACCTGGCAGTGTTGGAAGCCGCATTGGCATGCTTGCCGCAACCCTTGGCATCGCCCATTGCAAGCCGGGAAGACTGGAAGACCCGGCCGATGCCGGCATTGCGTAGATCGATATCCATTCCAAGAAATATCGGGCATGAATTCGACGAAACCGATATGGCAGATATCCGCTGCGGATTGCTGCCCAAAGAGATGGAAGACAAGTGGTTTGTGTACTACGAAGATGGGGTGCTGTATCTGCACCGCAGCTGGACAGGCAACTGCATTTATCGGGTGAACTTTGCACAATTCGCTGATGGCTGGCGCGCCACGGCGGTGGATATCAACATGCATCCGCGTCAGCACAACATGGCCGACGCGACCAGCGAAGCCGGGCTTGCCCGGCTGTTCACGTGGCTGGACATGCTGTGTCGGCGGGGCGCTGCGGAACGGCGTAAGACTGTCAGCGACAAGCCGGTGACCGATCATGCGGTGAAGAGTGCGTCTGATGTGGCATCTGGCGATGTATCCGCCACGACTGCTGCAATGAATATCGCATTGGGTGCCATGACCAGCGGGCATTCGGCTTCGTCGTCTGGAGAGACATCGATCGAAGCATCCCAAACACAGCTCGCCACCCCTGCCATCCTGCGCAAGCGTTTCCTCGGTTGCCTGCTGGGCGGTGCCGTGGGAGACGCGCTGGGCGCACCGGTCGAGTTCATGAAACGCGCGGAAATCCTGCATCGCTTCGGTCCCGATGGCATTACCGACTACGCCCCTGCTTACGGCGGGCTGGGCACGATCACCGACGACACGCAGATGACGCTGTTCACCGCTGAAGGTCTGTTGCGTGCCTGGGTGCGCGGGGCTTTTAAGGGCATCACAACCTACCCTGGCGTGGTGGCACACGCCTATCTGCGCTGGTTGCACACGCAGGGTGAACAAGGCGAATGCGACGTCGTCTTCGGCGAAGACAAGTCCGGCTGGTTGTTTGGCCACCATGCCTTGCATGCGCGTCGCGCGCCGGGCCATACCTGCCTGTCGTCGCTGCGTGACATGCCAAGCCTGGGGGTTCCGGCGAAAAACAATAGCAAGGGCTGCGGCGGGGTCATGCGCATGGCACCGGTGGGCCTGTTCGCGCAGCGCTTCGAGCAGTTGCCGCAACTGACTTTCGAGATAGGCACGGAATTGGCCGCACTGACGCACGGCCACCCAACGGGTTCATTGACCGGTGGCGTGTTTGCGGTACTGGTCCAGGCCGCTGTGGGTGGTGCGAGCTGGACCGATGCGCTCGACATCGCCAAGGCCTGCTTGCGAGCCGCTCCCACGCACCAGGAAACGCTGGCGGCCATTGAACACGCCGAACGTCTGGCCGCCAGTGGCCGACCCTCGCAAGACGCGATCGCGGAGCTTGGCCAAGGCTGGGTGGCCGAAGAAGCACTGGCAATTTCCATCTATTGCGCGCTGGTGGCCATCGACTTCAAGCACGGCGTGGTGATGGCCGTGAATCACGACGGTGACTCGGATTCCACCGGGTCGATGGTAGGTAATCTGCTGGGAGCGAAGTGGGGCGTGGACGCCATTCCATCGCACTGGCTGGCCCAGCTTGAACTCAGTGACGTGATCGCCGAACTGGCCGGCGATCTGTACGATTTTGCGGATTGGGACGTGGGCGAATACGCGAAAGATTCGGTGCGAAATCAGAAGACCTGGGACAAGTATCCGGGCTTCTGA
- a CDS encoding metallophosphoesterase family protein yields the protein MILFCGDPHGRFDHIIDAVHEHRPAAIVLLGDLQAPQPLEQVLASILDKTDIWFIHGNHDTDSDADYDNLFGSALADRNLHGRIVEIDGLRVAGLGGVFRGQVWGPPAAWNAETPEEYVARCGQGNWWRGGLPRRHRSSIFPVDYFALGGKTADVLVTHEAPSVHRHGFYAIDELARSLKVSKTFHGHHHDRLDYRRAWQRVGFEAWGVGHCGISDLNGTMLREGTFDEMRSRR from the coding sequence ATGATTCTTTTCTGCGGAGACCCGCACGGCCGTTTCGACCACATCATCGACGCCGTGCACGAACACCGTCCCGCGGCCATTGTGCTGCTGGGCGACCTGCAGGCCCCGCAGCCCTTGGAACAGGTGCTGGCATCGATCCTAGACAAAACCGACATCTGGTTCATCCACGGCAACCACGACACCGATTCCGATGCGGACTACGACAACCTGTTCGGCTCGGCACTGGCCGACCGCAATCTGCACGGCCGCATTGTCGAGATCGATGGCCTGCGTGTCGCGGGGTTGGGTGGCGTATTTCGGGGTCAGGTCTGGGGACCACCCGCCGCGTGGAATGCCGAGACGCCGGAAGAGTATGTAGCCCGCTGCGGCCAAGGAAACTGGTGGCGTGGCGGCTTGCCGCGACGCCATCGCAGTTCGATCTTTCCGGTCGACTATTTTGCGCTGGGCGGCAAGACCGCAGACGTGCTGGTCACGCACGAAGCACCCAGCGTGCACCGCCATGGCTTCTACGCGATTGATGAGCTGGCTCGCAGCCTGAAGGTGTCGAAGACTTTCCACGGCCACCATCACGACCGGTTGGACTATCGACGCGCCTGGCAACGTGTGGGCTTTGAAGCCTGGGGTGTGGGGCACTGTGGCATATCGGATTTGAATGGCACGATGCTGCGTGAGGGTACATTTGATGAGATGCGCAGCAGGCGTTGA
- a CDS encoding VOC family protein gives MIDHTDISVSQLAVSTAFYQAALAPLGYSISRQFDDAAGFVDDRHNGGDPHGDFWISQGAPQTPRKHIAFNARNCAEVDAFHAAALAAGARDNGPPGLRPQYHAGYYAAFVFDPDGYNIEAVHHGDDA, from the coding sequence ATGATCGATCACACCGACATCAGCGTCAGCCAACTCGCAGTCAGCACGGCGTTTTATCAAGCCGCGCTGGCACCCCTGGGTTATTCGATCAGCCGGCAGTTCGATGACGCGGCGGGTTTTGTCGATGACCGCCACAATGGCGGCGATCCGCACGGCGATTTCTGGATCAGCCAGGGAGCGCCGCAAACCCCGCGCAAGCATATCGCCTTCAATGCCCGCAACTGCGCCGAGGTCGATGCGTTTCATGCCGCTGCGCTGGCGGCAGGGGCACGCGACAATGGGCCGCCTGGGCTGCGGCCCCAATATCACGCCGGGTATTACGCGGCCTTCGTGTTTGACCCGGATGGCTACAACATCGAAGCCGTGCACCACGGCGACGACGCATAG
- a CDS encoding glutathione S-transferase, giving the protein MLTIHHLENSRSQRILWLLEELGEPYDIVHYKRNPETMLAPPELKAVHPLGKSPVVTDGQGLVLAESGAIIETLVERLGRDRLAPPAGSPDFDRYRYWLHYAEGSAMPPLLLKLVFDKVEKAPMPFFIKPIAKAIAGKVKSGFISPQLKTHLDFMEGELGKRTWFAGEAFSGADIQMSFPLEAAASRGGLDASRPRLMDWLSRIHARPAYQKALARGGPFTLS; this is encoded by the coding sequence ATGCTGACCATTCACCACCTGGAAAATTCACGTTCTCAACGCATTCTGTGGCTGCTGGAAGAGCTGGGTGAGCCCTACGACATCGTTCACTACAAGCGCAACCCGGAAACCATGCTGGCACCGCCAGAATTGAAAGCCGTGCACCCGCTGGGCAAGTCCCCGGTGGTGACGGACGGCCAGGGCCTGGTGCTGGCCGAGTCGGGTGCGATCATCGAAACCCTGGTCGAACGACTGGGACGCGACCGCCTGGCACCGCCTGCCGGATCGCCCGACTTCGACCGTTATCGCTACTGGCTGCACTACGCGGAAGGCTCGGCCATGCCGCCACTGCTGCTGAAGCTGGTGTTCGACAAGGTCGAAAAAGCCCCCATGCCGTTTTTTATCAAACCAATTGCCAAGGCGATTGCAGGCAAGGTCAAAAGCGGCTTCATCTCGCCGCAGCTGAAAACGCACCTGGACTTCATGGAAGGCGAGCTGGGCAAGCGCACGTGGTTCGCCGGTGAGGCTTTTAGCGGCGCGGATATTCAGATGAGTTTTCCGCTGGAAGCTGCCGCCTCGCGGGGTGGCCTGGATGCGTCACGGCCGCGCCTGATGGATTGGCTGTCGCGCATTCATGCCCGGCCTGCGTATCAGAAAGCCTTGGCGCGCGGTGGTCCGTTCACGCTGTCTTGA
- a CDS encoding ABC transporter permease has translation MSVHPVRATDVAPPALPALVAAKPVRRNRLFVPLEPVSATTRWVLGLGFFVLFVAVWAGFTLGGYVSPTFLASPVTMVREAWLLFVEYGFIHDIGMTVWRVFGGFVLAAVLAVPLGIAMGAYKGVEAFFEPFVSFCRYLPASAFIPLLILWAGIGETQKLLVIFIGCFFQLVLMVAVTVGSTRRDLVEAAYTLGAGSRGVIARVMIPGAAPGIAETLRLVLGWAWTYVIVAELIGSSSGIGHMITDSQALLNTGQIIFGIIVIGIIGLISDFAFKWLNRRLFAWSVL, from the coding sequence ATGTCTGTACACCCCGTCCGCGCGACCGACGTCGCACCGCCCGCGCTTCCCGCGTTGGTGGCCGCCAAGCCGGTTCGCCGCAATCGCCTGTTCGTGCCGCTTGAGCCCGTCAGCGCCACCACCCGCTGGGTGCTGGGGCTGGGGTTCTTTGTGCTGTTCGTCGCGGTGTGGGCGGGGTTCACGCTGGGCGGTTATGTGTCGCCCACCTTCCTGGCCAGCCCGGTCACGATGGTGCGCGAAGCCTGGCTGCTGTTCGTGGAGTACGGTTTCATCCACGACATCGGCATGACCGTGTGGCGTGTGTTCGGCGGTTTTGTGCTGGCTGCCGTGCTGGCGGTGCCGCTGGGTATTGCAATGGGTGCGTACAAGGGGGTCGAGGCATTCTTCGAGCCCTTCGTGTCCTTCTGTCGATACCTGCCGGCATCGGCCTTCATTCCTTTGCTGATCCTGTGGGCCGGGATCGGCGAGACCCAGAAGCTGCTGGTGATCTTCATCGGCTGCTTCTTCCAATTGGTGCTGATGGTGGCAGTCACCGTCGGCAGCACGCGTCGTGATCTGGTCGAAGCCGCCTACACCCTGGGTGCCGGCAGTCGCGGCGTGATTGCACGCGTGATGATTCCGGGTGCCGCGCCCGGCATTGCCGAAACCCTGCGCCTGGTGCTGGGCTGGGCCTGGACCTACGTGATCGTGGCCGAGCTGATCGGGTCGTCGTCGGGTATCGGCCACATGATTACCGACAGCCAGGCACTGCTGAATACCGGACAGATCATCTTCGGCATCATCGTCATCGGCATCATCGGTCTGATTTCCGACTTTGCCTTCAAGTGGCTCAACCGCCGCCTGTTTGCCTGGAGCGTGTTGTGA
- a CDS encoding PLP-dependent aminotransferase family protein, protein MRESDGPAYMRLVRVLALGVDSGELRAGTPLPSQRQLAQHLGLHFTTVTRAYAEAKRRGLIAAQPGRGTTVSTDYQTALVQDAQSPRPEIDLASVWPPALRIPFDLATALVALGGENGVALFSERAYRRDPSAIAPAVQWLQPRFAGTLLNRVATAAGARAALMALMRLEVGTSGVLLAEEMAWPTIRVLAAMFDIRVEPVAMDAHGIVPSALEDAMLRTGAKALYCVPNAQNPSNATMPLERRQAIADIAERQGLRIFEDDVYGELLEQPVPPIASLAPRQTYYIASLSKCLSPSLRVAYVVSPSVQQSRALDDLLRTTMLSPSPIVGALAIQALRDKSAFRHIARVRAEGRMRAAIAAEILREFRNLITVGPLSIWLRLPAVWTPAAFVDALAQRGVGILAGDAFAVGEGVSSNAVRIATGSARNQAELRTALQCVADLLGAPP, encoded by the coding sequence ATGCGCGAATCGGATGGCCCCGCGTATATGCGGCTGGTCAGGGTGTTGGCGCTTGGCGTGGATTCCGGCGAGTTGCGCGCGGGTACGCCATTGCCTTCGCAGCGGCAGCTTGCCCAGCATCTGGGCCTGCATTTCACGACGGTCACGCGTGCGTATGCCGAAGCCAAGCGGCGGGGCTTGATTGCGGCGCAACCCGGTCGCGGCACGACGGTGTCCACCGATTATCAGACGGCATTGGTGCAGGACGCGCAGTCTCCCCGGCCGGAGATCGACCTTGCATCGGTGTGGCCGCCTGCCTTGCGGATTCCGTTTGATCTGGCGACTGCGCTGGTGGCCCTGGGTGGGGAGAACGGGGTGGCGCTGTTTTCCGAGCGCGCGTATCGACGCGATCCGTCTGCCATTGCCCCGGCGGTGCAGTGGTTGCAGCCGCGTTTTGCGGGAACACTGTTGAACCGGGTTGCCACGGCTGCGGGTGCACGCGCCGCATTGATGGCATTGATGCGTCTGGAGGTCGGCACCTCAGGCGTGTTACTGGCCGAGGAAATGGCGTGGCCGACGATACGGGTGCTGGCTGCGATGTTCGACATCCGCGTTGAGCCGGTGGCCATGGATGCGCACGGCATCGTGCCTTCGGCGCTGGAAGACGCCATGCTCAGAACCGGTGCGAAGGCGCTCTACTGCGTGCCGAATGCGCAGAATCCAAGCAATGCGACCATGCCCTTGGAACGCCGGCAAGCGATTGCCGACATTGCCGAGCGGCAGGGTTTGCGCATTTTCGAGGATGACGTCTACGGCGAACTGCTTGAGCAGCCAGTGCCGCCGATTGCCAGTCTGGCTCCCCGGCAGACCTATTACATCGCCAGCTTGTCGAAGTGTCTGTCGCCCAGTTTGCGGGTGGCGTATGTCGTGTCACCAAGCGTGCAGCAGTCGCGTGCACTGGACGACTTGTTGCGTACCACCATGCTGTCGCCATCCCCGATTGTCGGTGCCTTGGCGATCCAGGCGCTGCGCGACAAATCGGCCTTCCGGCACATCGCACGGGTGAGGGCGGAAGGGCGGATGCGGGCGGCTATTGCAGCGGAAATACTTCGGGAGTTTCGCAACCTGATTACGGTCGGTCCGCTAAGCATCTGGCTCAGGTTGCCAGCCGTTTGGACACCGGCAGCGTTTGTCGACGCACTCGCGCAGCGCGGTGTCGGCATTCTGGCGGGCGACGCATTTGCGGTAGGTGAGGGCGTGTCGTCGAATGCGGTACGGATCGCCACCGGGTCTGCCAGGAATCAGGCGGAACTGCGCACGGCCTTGCAGTGCGTGGCAGACCTGTTGGGTGCGCCGCCTTGA
- a CDS encoding winged helix-turn-helix domain-containing protein — protein sequence MPQFPARHLAKPFARQLWLHAQGLTTAAPFGTGPAATLAATRQLGYVQIDTINVIERSHHHILATRIPDYRRDHLAQAQSVDKTVFEYWTHALSYVPVEDYRFYLPAMQDHRNNPRSWFDSVDRDAVRRLLKRIEAEGALSLRDIDDDVLVDKTHAWGSRKPSQRAMKLAFYQGALTVSARSGILKTYELTDRHFGWPPRPRTATPNQITAYLLDRALRAQAIVSLDSICHLDAPSKPAVRALIEQRVKRKTLVPVQLDDTPTAYWAEPATLDASHAPLADDQVHILSPFDPLIIQRKRLMQFFDYFHRFEAYVPAAKRVLGYFALPVLLGDRIVAAIDLKTDRAQQALRVQQWTWFEDVPAAGKQAIDHALHRFEAFQLGREASPDMPARHTQAAPPFNVPAELAEATAQAMPPEIPPKAPRR from the coding sequence ATGCCGCAATTCCCCGCCAGACACCTGGCCAAGCCGTTCGCCCGACAGCTGTGGCTCCATGCCCAGGGCCTGACCACCGCTGCGCCCTTCGGCACCGGTCCAGCCGCCACGCTGGCCGCCACACGCCAGCTTGGCTACGTGCAGATCGACACCATCAACGTGATCGAGCGCAGCCACCACCACATTCTTGCCACCCGCATTCCCGACTACCGGCGCGACCACCTGGCGCAGGCGCAGTCGGTGGACAAGACGGTTTTTGAATACTGGACCCACGCGCTGTCGTATGTGCCGGTCGAGGACTACCGTTTCTACCTGCCCGCCATGCAGGACCATCGCAACAATCCCCGATCGTGGTTCGACAGTGTTGACCGCGATGCCGTGCGGCGACTGCTGAAACGCATCGAAGCAGAAGGTGCCTTGTCGCTGCGCGACATTGACGACGATGTGCTGGTCGACAAGACCCATGCCTGGGGCAGTCGCAAACCCTCGCAGCGTGCGATGAAACTTGCGTTCTACCAAGGCGCGCTGACGGTCAGCGCCCGCAGCGGCATTCTGAAAACCTACGAGCTGACCGACCGGCATTTCGGCTGGCCGCCACGGCCACGAACGGCAACGCCCAATCAGATCACGGCCTACCTGCTTGACCGTGCGCTGCGCGCGCAGGCCATCGTCAGCCTGGATTCGATCTGCCATCTGGATGCACCCAGCAAACCCGCCGTGCGCGCCTTGATCGAACAACGGGTAAAACGCAAGACGCTGGTGCCGGTGCAGCTGGACGACACGCCCACTGCGTACTGGGCAGAACCCGCCACGCTGGATGCAAGCCACGCACCGCTTGCCGACGACCAGGTGCATATCCTGTCGCCCTTCGATCCGCTGATCATCCAGCGCAAGCGGCTGATGCAGTTCTTCGACTACTTCCACCGTTTCGAAGCCTACGTGCCTGCAGCCAAACGTGTGCTTGGCTACTTTGCATTGCCGGTCTTGCTGGGTGACCGCATCGTCGCCGCCATCGACCTGAAAACCGATCGGGCGCAACAAGCCTTGCGTGTACAGCAGTGGACGTGGTTCGAAGACGTGCCGGCGGCGGGCAAACAAGCCATCGACCACGCCCTGCATCGCTTCGAAGCGTTCCAGTTGGGACGGGAGGCAAGCCCGGACATGCCAGCCCGACATACCCAAGCCGCACCGCCGTTCAACGTGCCTGCCGAATTGGCAGAGGCCACCGCACAGGCAATGCCGCCCGAAATACCGCCAAAGGCACCACGCCGATGA
- a CDS encoding YpsA SLOG family protein, whose product MYFVEKIVSGGQTGSDRAALDWAIVHKVPHGDGYVAQKPGYLSQVF is encoded by the coding sequence GTGTATTTCGTCGAGAAGATCGTATCGGGTGGCCAGACCGGCAGCGACCGCGCCGCCCTGGATTGGGCCATCGTACATAAGGTGCCCCACGGTGACGGCTACGTTGCTCAGAAGCCCGGATACTTGTCCCAGGTCTTCTGA
- a CDS encoding ABC transporter substrate-binding protein: protein MKKLMGKGVAQFAVGACLMGLAFGASAQEAKIALGMSGWTGFAPLTLADKAGIFKKHGLDVDLKLIPQKDRHLALASNAIQCAATTIETHVAWNANGVPIVQIFQMDKSYGADGIAVRGNINSFADLKGKTIGVDAPGTAPYFGLAWMLNKNGMTLKDVKTATMSPQAAAQAFVAGQNDAAMTYEPFLSTVRANPSAGKILATTLDYPMVMDTVGCSPAWLKANPKLAQALTDSYFAALEMIKADPAKSYEIMGAAVKQTGEQFAKSAEFLRWQDKAANQKFFAGELTAFMKDATPILLESGVIRKTDLDLATTFDASFIK, encoded by the coding sequence ATGAAAAAGCTGATGGGCAAGGGTGTTGCGCAATTCGCCGTGGGTGCCTGCCTGATGGGCTTGGCGTTCGGTGCATCTGCGCAGGAAGCCAAGATCGCACTGGGCATGTCCGGCTGGACCGGTTTTGCGCCGCTGACGCTGGCTGACAAGGCCGGCATCTTCAAGAAGCACGGCCTGGATGTGGACCTGAAGCTGATCCCGCAAAAGGATCGCCACCTGGCGCTGGCGTCCAACGCCATTCAGTGTGCAGCCACCACTATCGAGACGCACGTTGCCTGGAACGCCAATGGCGTGCCGATCGTGCAGATCTTCCAGATGGACAAGTCCTACGGTGCCGACGGCATCGCGGTGCGTGGCAACATCAACAGCTTTGCCGACCTGAAGGGCAAGACAATCGGTGTCGACGCACCGGGCACCGCGCCGTACTTCGGCCTGGCCTGGATGCTGAACAAGAACGGCATGACGCTGAAAGACGTGAAGACGGCCACCATGTCGCCGCAAGCGGCTGCGCAAGCCTTCGTGGCCGGCCAGAACGACGCTGCAATGACCTACGAGCCCTTCCTGTCCACCGTGCGCGCCAACCCGTCGGCAGGCAAGATCCTGGCGACCACGCTCGACTACCCGATGGTGATGGACACCGTGGGTTGCTCGCCCGCATGGTTGAAGGCCAACCCGAAGCTGGCCCAGGCGCTGACCGATTCCTACTTCGCAGCACTGGAAATGATCAAGGCCGATCCGGCCAAGTCCTATGAAATCATGGGCGCGGCGGTGAAGCAGACTGGCGAACAGTTCGCCAAGTCGGCGGAATTCCTGCGCTGGCAGGACAAGGCTGCGAACCAGAAATTCTTCGCAGGCGAACTGACGGCCTTTATGAAGGACGCCACGCCGATTCTGCTGGAATCCGGTGTCATCCGTAAAACCGATCTCGACCTGGCAACGACCTTCGACGCCAGCTTCATCAAGTAA
- a CDS encoding 3-hydroxyacyl-CoA dehydrogenase family protein, with protein MQENREEKAVVIIGSGIMGRDIAAIFVAGGWTTQLVARDQARWPDARQLLAASARQLGNHDDAKVVFRASIKDIDWQHVQAVLEVVPEQLALKQSLFAELDAAAPAHVVFGSNSSGIRITDIAQGLPGAGRMANTHFFQPAHLVPLVEIAKGEATTQATMDRLYDIFASLGRAPVRVNRDLPGFLANRIQHALMREAFAVIDSGLASADDVDLAVQFGFGFRYAAAGPMLLKEFAGFDTQHAAATAIYPSLSNDTAPGKTLAGLVQQGRFGMKAKKGFRDWTDEAIAEERTRYEAALVKAAAVLGPPKIKRST; from the coding sequence ATGCAAGAAAACAGGGAAGAAAAAGCGGTAGTCATCATCGGCAGCGGCATCATGGGGCGCGATATCGCAGCCATTTTTGTCGCAGGCGGCTGGACCACCCAACTGGTGGCACGCGACCAAGCGCGCTGGCCCGACGCACGCCAACTGCTGGCTGCATCGGCACGACAACTGGGCAACCACGACGATGCAAAAGTGGTGTTCCGCGCCAGCATCAAAGACATCGACTGGCAACACGTACAGGCCGTGCTTGAAGTCGTGCCGGAACAGCTTGCCTTGAAGCAGTCGCTATTCGCCGAACTCGACGCCGCCGCGCCCGCGCACGTGGTCTTCGGGTCCAACAGTTCAGGCATTCGCATCACCGACATTGCACAAGGTCTGCCGGGTGCCGGACGCATGGCCAACACCCACTTCTTCCAGCCAGCCCACCTGGTGCCGCTGGTAGAAATCGCCAAAGGCGAAGCCACCACCCAAGCCACCATGGATCGGCTCTACGACATCTTCGCCAGCCTGGGCCGCGCCCCGGTACGCGTAAACCGCGACCTGCCCGGCTTCCTGGCCAATCGCATCCAGCACGCCCTGATGCGCGAAGCCTTCGCAGTCATCGACAGCGGCTTGGCCAGCGCAGACGACGTCGACCTAGCCGTGCAATTCGGCTTCGGATTCCGCTACGCAGCGGCCGGCCCGATGCTGCTCAAAGAATTTGCCGGATTCGACACCCAGCACGCAGCCGCCACAGCGATCTACCCATCCCTGAGCAACGACACCGCACCCGGCAAGACCTTGGCAGGCCTGGTGCAACAAGGCCGCTTCGGCATGAAAGCGAAGAAAGGCTTCCGCGACTGGACCGACGAAGCCATTGCGGAAGAACGAACACGATATGAAGCAGCCTTGGTGAAAGCAGCAGCCGTACTCGGGCCGCCAAAGATCAAGCGAAGCACCTGA